ACAGGTCTGCCTGGCTTTGCCGGAAGAACCGGGAGACGGCATTGCGGCCGTATGCACCCATAACCAGCAGGATGTTCTTTTTCCTCAGCAGAAAATTGAACAGTTCATCTTTAGCATTACCCTGCAGCAATACAAAATCAGAGTAGTTATAATGACCGCTCAGCCATTCTTTCAGGCGCTTCTTTTCCTGCGGGCTGATCGTACTGTTTTTGCTCACTTCAACGATCGTGGCTTTCACCTCATCCAGCGAAGGAAACAGGCTGACCAGCTGTTTCATGGCGAAAAATGCGGAGGCGCCGCCATCGTAACAAAAAACGATCTCCTCTATGGGGTCCACCCCGGCCGCGGCGATCAGTACAGGGCACTCTGCGCGGGACAGCAATTCCCTGACAAAGGGAGTGGGAATTTCCTCCGTTTTTCCGTTAAAACCGGTGGCAGGGTCTACTATGATCATATCCGCAAAACGGCTCTCGCCCAACAGTTCATCAACAGATACCGTGCGGTCGCGGTACACGGCCGATCTCACGTTCTTCTGTTCGCATATCTTCTCAAAGATGCGGATATTGTTTTCCACTCTTTCATTATCCTTTGCATACCCGGGTATATCGGACGCCACAATGGTTTCAACATAGGGAACGCCCATCACTTGCTGCAATTCGGGTTTTTCACCGTAACGCAGGTTCTCCAGGAAAACACCCACCAGCTTTGCGCCGGAGAGAGATGCCATATAACAGGCAAAATCTGTGGCATGAAACGGCATCTGAAGGCCGTTCATGATGAAGAGTATCTTTTTCATCAGTTCATGTTTAATTTTTCACGGGTCAGATGGAATGTTATTTCATGAGTGCATATTTAATTTTTACGGGTCAGGTGGAATGCTATTTCTTCGGCCGCCGCAAGCACGGGATCCAGGT
This genomic stretch from Chitinophaga sp. XS-30 harbors:
- a CDS encoding universal stress protein, with product MKKILFIMNGLQMPFHATDFACYMASLSGAKLVGVFLENLRYGEKPELQQVMGVPYVETIVASDIPGYAKDNERVENNIRIFEKICEQKNVRSAVYRDRTVSVDELLGESRFADMIIVDPATGFNGKTEEIPTPFVRELLSRAECPVLIAAAGVDPIEEIVFCYDGGASAFFAMKQLVSLFPSLDEVKATIVEVSKNSTISPQEKKRLKEWLSGHYNYSDFVLLQGNAKDELFNFLLRKKNILLVMGAYGRNAVSRFFRQSQADLFINNLPFPVFITHC